A window of Mustela lutreola isolate mMusLut2 chromosome X, mMusLut2.pri, whole genome shotgun sequence genomic DNA:
TTGTAATTCCCTACATTAACAAATCAAAGGAGTctgttagtttgctagggctgtcaAAACAAATTACCACAGCAGACTGGGTAGCTTCAACAACGGAAGAACTTTATTTCCTtataattctggaggctagaggtcCAAGATCAATGCGATGGCACGGttggtttcctctgaggcctctGTTCTGGGTTTGCAGATGgctgttttctccctctgtcttcacatgatcTTTCCTTTACGTGTTAACTGTGTTCTAAtctcttctcataaggacaccaATCATTCTGGATTTGGGCCCACCCAGATGAGCTAgtttaccttaattacctctttaaagctCCTGTCTCCAAActcatcacattctttttttttttttttaagattttatttatttatttgacagaaatcacaagtaggcagagaggcaggcagagagagagagggggaagcaggctcccggctgagcagagagcccaatgcggggcttgatcctaggaccctgagatcatgacctgagccagactgACCACGCATTGGTGATTGTTGATGCTGAATATCagaggtagaggctttaacccactgagccacccaggcacccccaaactcaTCACATTCTGAGTTACTAGGATTTAGGaattcaacatacaaattttgaggTACACAATTCAGCctgtaacaggagaaaaaaacattGATCGTGTTAATGGGTACGGAAATAAGAAACTTACAAACTAAGTGTAAGTTCATGGGAAATCTTTTAGCAAGCTAAGATCACATGGCAATTTCCATTGCCTAAAATCTACAGCAACATGCGTTAATGTAAAATGTCCGAAGCATTTCCATTAAAATTTCGgaaaagatatagatatatgctATCACTTTTACTGTTCAAAACTACACTGGAACACAAAGCCAAAGCTGTGGATATCTATTTGGCGATATGATCACATATgtagaaaattctaagaaataagTATGTGGAATAGTCAGATGAATAAGAAACCTCAGAAAGATAGTGTAAATTCACTATAGCAAAAGCAAGAGCCTTGTGGCAAAAGCAAGAGCCTTGGTGCACAAAAGCAATAATCAATTAGAATATGTGATAGAAAATATCTCACTCATAACagcaaaaaaatccaaaaattaccttaaaaaatcattataaaaatgtatgaGATCTTTTTGGAGGCAAGTATAAAAGTTTACTAAcaaggcacctggatggcttagttggttaagtgtctgcctttggctcaggtcatgatcccagggtactgggattgagccccacatcaggcttccggctctgtggggagtctgcttctccctctgcccctctcccctgctcattgtctctctccttcaacaataaataaataaaatctttaaaaaaatatttactaacagATTCAGGTAAAATAAGTCCCTAACAAACAGCAGTGTAGCATATTCATTGACAGAATACACATCATCATAAagatgccaatttttttttaagattttatttatttgacagagatcacaagtaggcagagaggcaggcagagagatagagaggaggaagcaggctccctgctgagcagagagcccaatgcagggtttgatccccagaccctgggatcgtgacctgagctgaaggcagaggctttaacccactgagccacccaggcgcccaagatgtCAATTCTTGATAAGAATCAACAGACTTAATGTTCGTAGATATCAAGATGGCAATAGAGCTTCAGCTCCTGTCTTCTCCCAGAATTGGGCCTATAGAagggagaataaaaacaaataccagtaataaaatttaaacaacacAACTTGAGAAACCCCTAGGGAAAACTGAGGAATGAGTTGAACTGCTACTTGTGTTTTGGGTGAGGAAGTTTAAAAGAAGTTGGGGAGACTTTGTAGCTTGCAATAATAAAAGGCAGATGGTAGGCTAGGGAGGGGCTAGCCTTTTAAATTTCTGCTCCTGCTTCATTGCAGAAATCTGAGACTGCACCTCAGAGCACAGATGCAGGAGCCTTGGGGTAATATCAGGACAGCAGGGAAGACAGGGTTGATGGAAGCAGTATGACTCCAGTCTGCTAATAATCATCTGAAACTGTACTAAggactggtctttaaaaaagtattttagcaGAATATAAAGTATGAACTAAAAACAGAATAGTGGCTATCACAATGAATCACCCATAGTAAGGGTAGgtattttttgatgaaaaaaaatatattacatgtacATTTTGGAGAGATGTACCATGCATGATATATTTCTCACTACAAATGaaagtcataaaaaagaaaatcactgccCTGGACAATGCAATATCAGATAAACTAAAAAGAGGTAGGACCTTCCAAAATCATGCTGTTCAGCCTCTTCTATGTAGAAAGtaaattttttagaataaaaagttTCCAATGTCTAAGTCTGGTTGGTGAAGAAACCTCAAGGGAAGTTGTGCTTCTCTGTCATGGGTGCTGCTACTACTGCCCCTGGCATCTAGCTTGGAACCTGAAACCATTCTCTGTAAGAGTTGCACGTGAGCAAATGTTCAGAGCTGGTAGGAAGGGGAATTTCCTACATGGTATTAAATAGAGAAGCCAGGATACAAGATGAGGACCCTCAAGAGAGAGCTAAGGGGTCCGCCCATTCCAGAACAGAGGGTATCCCACAGAATCCAAGGCGGGGGGCTGGTCTTGGCTAGACATCAAGGTGAGGATCCTGAGGGAGGACCAAATAGACCCAGGGCCCAGACAGAAGTGCCACAGAATCTAGTCTTTTGCCTGCTTTGGGCCCTGGGAGGCCCTAGAGCATGGCAGCCAAATGGGGTGTTCCCCTGATGTTCCACTAGGGCATCAGAGAGAGGTGAGAACTTTGATGTGAGGGGCCCAGTTTCCTgtcaggagaagggaggggactcTGGCTCTGCCAGGCATCCAGAGGAGGATCTTAAGGAAGGGTTGAGAAGACTCCGCAGACCGAGGGGGACTCACAGAAAGCTGCCTATGTAACGAGAACGGGGGAGCCCAGGCAGGTCAGTCAGGCAGAAGTGCCCCCTCTTTGCATAGAGGGTGTCTCAGGAAAACAAGGGCCTTGGGCTGAGGGGTGCATCAGGTCTGCAAAAGGGAGGACAAGCAAGCCCTGTCAGTAATAGATACAAACGCTTTGGACACGTCCCAAGGTTTGTCTACAATCTCAGACGGCAGGGTGGTGACACGGAGCTTGCCCTGCCCCTGACGTCAACCCTCAGTTGCCCCGGTGCCAAATGGCCCATAAGATGCTCCCTCACTTTCATGTTGATGTTCTCGGAAAGGGGACAGTCTTCTGGGGCCAGTGAGCTCAGCTCCAGAGAGAGAAGTGGCTAAGGCTGTGCCGGGAGTCAAGAGGAGGCCCCTGAGCTAGGACGGAGGGGTTTCCCCACCCCAGACGTAGGGTCCCGGTTTCGCCCTGCCCATGGAGTCACTGCAGGGAGACCCCAAGCGAGTTCCCATATGTGGTGTGTCTGGACTTTCGTGTGAGGCGTGTGAGGGACTTGAGGCTTGCTCTGAGCCGAACAGACTTGGGTCAGAACAGCGATGACTCGTAGGCTCTGCCCGACTTCGAGGTGAGGACCCTAAAGCGGGAAGGGGGAGGCTTCCCCTGGCATGGGGTGGGGGCCGAGCTCTATCCTGCCGGTGCCATCAGTCCTGGAAAGTCCCGGGCACGGGTGGTCGGATTTGGAGGAACTTTCGTCTTAGGACGGGGAGGGTGTGAGGCTTCGTCTGAGGGGGTCTGACTCTATCAGGGGAGGGACGAGTCCCAGGCCTTGCTGGCACTAGAGGAGGACCCTGAGGGGGGGTGAGGGCAGCTCCACAGATAAAGGGGCCCCCACTGCCACCTTGCCCTTAATGTCAACCCTGAGAAGACCAGGCAGGGTCCCCGGATGTTCGGTGTCCTGACCTCTGAGAGCTGAGGGGTGGGGCTTCAGATCACCAGAGAGGGAGGAGTCATAGGTCTAGCCAATCACTGAGGTGAAGGCTTTGGCGGGAAGGCGGGAAGGCACCACCCATCGCCTCTAAAGGGCCTCTAGCCCGCCTCGCCCTCTGCAGTCATCCCGGGGAGACCCCGGGCAGAGTTCCCGTATGTGGCGTGTCTGGACTTTCGTGTGAGGAGTGTGAGGGACTTGAGGCTTGCTCTGAGCCGAGCAGACTTGGGTCAGAACAGAGAGGACTCCTAGGCTCTGCCCGACTTCGAGGTGAGGACCCCAAAGTGGGAAGGGGGAGGCTTCCCCTGGCATGGGGTGGGGGCCGAGCTCTATCCTGCCGGTGCCATCAGTCCTGGAAAGTCCCGGGCATGGGTGGTCGGATTTGGAggaactttcctcttgtgactcgGGGGGTGTGAGGCTTCGTCTGAGGGGGTCTGACTCTGTCAGGGGAGGGACGAGTCCCAGGCCTTGCTGGCACTAGAGGAGGACCCTGAGGGGGGGTGAGGGCAGCTCCACAGATAAAGGGGCCCCCACTGCCACCTTGCCCTTAATGTCAACCCTGAGAAGACCAGGCAGGGTCCCCGGATGTTCGGTGTCCTGACCTCTGAGAGCTGAGGGGTGGAGCTTCAGATCACCAGAGAGGGAGGAGTCGTAGTTCTAGCCAATCACTGAGGTGAAGGCTTTGGCGGGAAGGTGTGAAGGCACCACCCACCGCATATAGAGGGCCTCTAGCTCTGCCCCCTCCTTGCCCCTGCGATCATCCCGGGGAGACCCCGGGTGGAGTTCCCGTATGTGGCGTGTCTGGACTACGGTGTGAGGAGAGTGAGGGGCTTGAGGCTTGCTCTGAGGGAGAAGGCGGAAGCTTCCGCTGGCAGAGGGTGGGGGCCGAGCTCTGGCCTGCGGGTTCCCTCGGTCCTGGAAAGCCCGGGTACGGGTGCTCGAATGCGGAGTTTCCCGACTTTCGTCTTGGgattctggagcacctggggcTTTCTGTCAGGGGTGAGGAGTTCCGTCCGGAGAGGGCGGAATCCCAGGCTCTGTGAGGCGTCGAGGTGAGGACCctgagggaggaggtggaggcgCCCCTCCGCAGAGGTGGGGGCGGAGACCCGCCCACCGTCAACCCCGGGAAAGCCCAGACGCGTCAGACAGGGCCTGTGGTGACAGCGGTGCGGGCGTCCAAGGGTCGGGACACTTTGTGTGAGGCGCCTCCGACTCCGGTCCGCAGCCGGACCGCCTCAGGCGTTTCCCGGCAGGGGGTGAGGCCCCGGAAGGACAGCGGAGCCTCCGCTCACTGCAGATGAGGCGGGTGAGGTGGCGGCGCAGGGCGGGGGTGCGCGGGCAAAGCCCGCCGCGCTCGCTGTGGGCGCTGAGGAGCCTCAGGCCTGGCTTCCGAGTGTTCTGTCTCGGCTTCCATTTGGGGCGTCTGAGGGACGCGAGGCTAGTTAGAGCTGGACTCGGGGCGGCGGAGGGACGTGTCCCTGGCTTGCCCGCACGAGGTGAGCACCCCAGGGTGGGGGCCTGTCACCACAGAATGGGCGcgcggcccccgccccgcccctagCGTCTTCCCAGAATGCTCTGCTCAGCGCCCCGTGCGTGTTTTATCCGGACGTCGATCTTGGGGGTCTGAGGGACGCGAGGCTTTTCCTCAGGGAGGCCGATTCAGCTTGCGGGAGGGAGGAGCCCCAGGCCCCGGCAGGCGTTAAAACGAGGACCCTGAGAAAGGACTGAGGGGAGCCCCCGCCGCGGAAGGGGTGCCCCCAGCCCTCCGCCCCGACCCTGTGGTCTGCCCCGAAGGCTCCACGCAGGGCCCAGGTGTGGTGTATCCAGGCGTGGTGTACCCCGACGTGCATCTCGGAGCCTGAGGCAACGAGGCTTTTCCTGAGGGGTGTGGGCTCAGGTCAGTAGAGGGAGGATTCCTAGGCCCCGTGAGGCCTCAAGGTGGGCACCGTGAGGGGACAGTGCAGGGACCTCCCAGTCCAGACAGTGGGGGCTCCGTtaggagccagcccctcctcgTGTCGGCCCTGAGGAGACTTGAGCAGGGCTGTGGAGCACAGGGACAATTCTTTCTCCCCCTGACTGACTTCTCTGGCATCTCGAGGAGATGTTGCCCATGGGGGAGGGGCCATCCTCAGGTCAGCAGAAGGGAGGGGATGCAGGCCCTGTCAGGAATAAAGATGAATAGATTTGCGCGGGTGATGGCACCTTTTACTGCAGACAGAGGGCTCCACTCTGCCCCCGCTGGCAGCCACGGGAGGACTCAGGCCGTGGTGGGCCGACGCCGTGTGCCCTCAGTTCCTCCACGATGTGGGGCGGCTTGTCTCATGGCAGTGAGGCCTTTGTCTGAGGGGGCGGTATGAGTACCTTAAGGGAAGAAGGACCATCTCCTCCCACTGCAGAACAGACGGGATTCAGCTCCTGCTGTGAGTCCTGGGGGTGGCAGGATGcggtttctctttccttttgtttggAGGTTCTCAGGGGAACGAGGACATAGGTCTGAAGGGTGAAGGGGCAAGGGCAGCTTCTTAAAGGGGGGAGTCCCAGGCCCCATCAGGGTTCAATTAAAGGACTCAGGACACCCCTGTCACCAGAGCAGACGGGACCCAGTGCTTCTCCACCCTTGCTGTCAACATGGGAGGACCAGGGACATAGTTGCTGGATGTGGCCAcccctccatttttttctggTTGGGGGTCCAAGGGAAGCGAAGACCTTGGTCTGAGGGGTATAGCCTGAGTGCAGCAAAGGAATCCTGAGCCCTGCCAGGTGTCAAGAGGAGGACTCTGAGGGAGGATTTAGAGGACCTCTCATCCTAAAGACAGAGGTCTTGCAGAAACTTGCCCCTGCGTGAACCCTGGGAGGCCACACAGCAGGGTTGCCAAATATAGTGCTTCCCCATTCCCACTTTGGGAGTCTGAGGGAGGTGAGGCTTTTTCTGAGGGTTATAACCTCAGGTTAATAGAGGATACAGTCCAGACCCTGCCAGGCATCAAGGAGAGGACCATGAGGGAGGATGGAGAGGACCTTCCACCCTAGGTAGATGTGGTCTTGGTCTATCTTGAAAATGCCCCAAGAGAGAGGAGGTCctagccctgccctgccccttctGTCAACCCCAGGAGTCCACAGGCAAGGTTGGCTAGATGTGACATTTCCTTTTGTCTGGGGGAGAGTCTTAGAGAGGTGAAGACCTTGGTCTGAGGAGATGACACATCAGTTCAGAAGAGGGAGGAGACCCAGGCTCTGTCAGGAATCAAGTTAAGGACCCTTGGTGAAGCCTGaaaccacctcccctcccctaaAAAGAAGGATGCCACAGAATCACAGCCCTGGAAGTGTGAGCAGGGTGGCTAGGTGGGAGGAACTCTCACTTCTGCTACAGACTGTACCAGGAATCAAGGGGATAGAGTGGCTCATAGAGCTGAGGTCTTCTTTGGAGGGGGAGACTTCAAGTCAGCAGAGAGTAGGACAGGCCTTTCCAGAAGTACAAATATCCTGAGGGAGGACTGGGTGTATTTTCCATGCTGGAATGGACCCCAGGTAGGAGTGGCTGGGTTTGGtgtctttttacttttgtttggaGTATTCCAGGGAGGTGAAGGGCTTGGTCTGAGCTGGTGACTTCAGAGGGAGGAGTCCCAGGATCTGTGACAAGTCAAGGTAAGTTAAGGACCTTGAAGGAAGACTGAGGGTACCCCCAACCAGACAGAAGGAGCCTCACAGAAACTTCACCCTGTCCCCACTCTGGGAGGATCTGGCTAGGATGTCCAGATGTGGTACATCACTTCCTGCATGGGGTAGGTGGAAGAGTTTCTGGGAAGTGAGACCTTAGTCTGAGAGGTTGATTTCAGGTCACCAGATGGAGTAGGCCCAGGCCCTGTCATAAGTAAAGAATACCTTGAGGAAGACAGAGggacatgcccccccccccccaatctgagACAGATGGAACCTAGCCCTTGCCTTCAGCCCTTGGGAGACCCTGGGAAGTGGTGACTGGCTGTGATGTCTCTACACTTTTGTCTTGAGGGACTTGGAGATGAGGTCCATTGTTTGAGTGTGAAGACAGGTCAGTTGAAGAAGCCACATCAGGTCAGAAGAGGGAGGAGTCCCAAGCTCTACCAGGAGTCAAGGTAAGGACCTTTGGTGAAGAACAAAGGTACTTCCCATGTCAGAAAGAAGAGACCCCATAAAGACTGGCTCACTTCTTTTCTCAGCCCTGGGACAACCAAGCAGGGTTGCCTGGATATAGTATGTCCTCACTTTCCAAGGTAAGGGAAGTGTCCCAGAGAGGTGAGGTCATGGCCTGAGGGGTGATAGTCAGTCAGCAGGGAGTAGCCTGGGCTGTTCCAGGAGTAAAGATGAGTGCCATGAAGGCAGAATTGAGGAGAACCCCACCACAGAACAGGTGGggccctccccttgcttgtagtACTGGAAGGATCTAGCAAAGGTGGCAAGATaaggttcttcttcttttttgtgcAGGGGTTCTCAGGAAGGTGAGGGTCTTGCTCTGAGGAGGAGACACATCAGGTCAGCAGAGGGAGGAGTCCCAGTCTCTGCCAGAGTTTAAGCTAGGGACCCTGAGTGAGGACTGAAGGCATACCCAGCCCTACCCTGCCCCTGCTGTCAGCTCTGGGATGCCCTGGGGCATAGTGAACAGATATGGTATCCTGCCAGTCCCATCATGGTGGTCTCAGGGAGGTGAAGGCTTGCTCTGAAGGGGCCAGACCcaggaaagcagagggaggaaaaCTTGAGCTGAGCTGGCTGGCTGCACCCTAAAGAGCTTTCTCATATCCTCCTATAGGTTTCTAGGAAACAAACCATCCAGGAAGACAGAAGCTCTCTGAGGCCCTAcagcaccaccccccacccccacaaagagCCTGTAAGTTGGCTTTTGTTAGAGCTGCCCAGTGTGTGTTTCTCTGCTGAGAccgctgaccaccttcctccctcccatagGTCTGTGGTACCCCATCTCCCACTGTCTGGCTCATACTTCTTGGTACTGCCAACAGGAGTCATCATGCCTCACTCTCCAAAGCGTCTACGCCTTGCATTTGAGCCAGACTTTCAAACCCAAATTGAGATACAAGGTCTAAAAGTGGCAGATGTTCTCATAGCTGAGGACAAGGAGGAGACTTCCTCTGTTTCCTCTTGCTCTTTCAACTTCTCCTacccctccacttcctcctccccgCCTTCCTCTCCTGTGATTCCACTCtccccagagaaggaggaggaagaggagcctgCTGCAACACTGAGTCCTCCCCAGAGTCCTCAGagctccttctgctccttctctgcATCATGGAACACATCAGAGGAAGTCTCCAATAGCCAAGAAGTAGAGGATACAGGTTCTCTGGAGACCTCAACAGACAATGAATCTTTGCCCAGAGACCCACTAGATAAGGGGGTGGCTGATTTGGTGCATTTCATGATCCTCAAGTATCGATTGAAGGAGCCCATCACAAAGGCAGAAATGCTGAAGGTTGTTGTcgaaaaatataaggaaaaattcCCTGTGATCTTCAAGAAAGCTTCTAAGTGTTTGGAGGTGATCTCTGGCATTGATGTAAAGGAAGTGGACCCCACCACCCACTCCTATGTCCTTGTCAACTCACTGGACCTCACCCATGATGAGATGCTTAGTGACAACCAGAGCATGCCTAAAAATGGTCTCCTGATAATCATCCTGGGTGTGATCTTCATAGAGGGCAATTGTGCCCCTGAGGAAGACATCTGGGATTTCCTGAATATGATAGGAATATATGCTGGGAGGGAGCATTTCATTTATGGGGAACCCAGGAAGCTCATCACCACAGATTGGGTGCAGGAGAATTACCTGGAGTATCGGCAGGTGCTTAACAGCCATCCTCCACGCTATGAATTCCTGTGGGGTCCCAGGGCTCATGCTGAAACCAGTAAGATGAAAGTTCTGGAGTTTTTGGCTAAGATCAAAGGGACCGACCCCATTTCTTTCTCATGCTGGTATGAGGAGGctttaagagatgaggaagggaggGCCCAGGCCAGAACTGAGTCTGTAGATAATACTGCTACCACGTTCATTGCACAGCATTGGTCAGCAGCTTCTTCTGCCCCAACTGAAGAGTGAGCCCAAATATTCACTCTGTATTTGAAGAGGGAAGTCTTGGCTCTGAATGGAGGAGGGTTAGGGTCAAGCTAGGGAGAACACAGTATAGAACTTTGTGTTCCTGTTCTATATGGATGATTtggaggtttatttttttccccctcttgatATTCTTCAAatgctgttttttaaatatatagggTGTATTAGTTTTAGAATTGAAGTATATAAATGAATTTGTCACACATCTATTGTTTATCAGATTTAAGAATatgaattttgatattttataaaacaaactgGGGGACCTTCCCTCTTATTTTATGATCTGGAACAAGATAACATGATACTGGAATAGGAATTTcctttgaaatatgaaaaaaatgtaaaggtgGTTAATTTTTGCATTCCCTTAACCACTTCAATTTATTGTtctgtaaaattaaaagaaacctaCCTGGGTTTGCTTGGCTTACTGAAGAAAGTAGGCATAATCTTAATAAATCTTCTTGTAAAAAACCCTGCTTACAGACTCTTTTATTCGCCAAAGATTAATTAGATATTTTCTCCTTGGAAAGCACTGTGTTAATAGTGGAAATAGTAGGATAAACAAGACATCCTTAATCATAAAATGGTAAATGCTAGGAGCAgcagtcatcaggaaaatggtgAGATGTCTTCTAATACCTAAAGAACAAGTAAGAACAAGGAGTGATGAAGTGGCTATCCAGATGTGGGCAGTCAAGTAGAAATGCCCAAAGCTGAGGCAATTTAGGGCTTTGGGAAACTGCAGTTCCTGCTTTGAGTGGTAGCAGGGGCCGGACTGTCAGGTGATGTGTTCTAGAAGTGACAGAAAAGTCTAGAAtagaaaatttctatttctaggaaTAGAAAATTGTGtagtagttccttttttttttatcatggatAAGTTAGAGAAATCTTCACCTGGAACAAGTTTGGAAAATATTCTGAACTCTTGTCTCAGTGCAGTTAACACAGTGCACTGAACTAGGTGTTTTACATACATCATCTGAAATGATTTCTTGAGAATAGGGGGATATTCCTTTGAGGTGGTATCCAGAAGTCACTAAGTTAGCCCTCTTCCCTAGCCAGAGAGAGCCAGAGCCCACTTCATTAAAAGAACATTAAAGGTTATCTTGAGTGTAATTTGGCTAAATCTAAGCATAACTAGGTTTTGGTGGGAGAGAAATGAGTGAAAATAGTGTTCTGGATGGATGAATAGctaggaggggaggaaggagttgGTCTTTGACTCAAATTTTAGAACCCTTTGAGTTATATCAGCTAAGAAAGACTAACTCAGAGCCAAATTATATATCCTCTAAGGGAaaatttaatgcattttatttggTGAAGCAACATTTTTACCTAATTTGACATTTTGACTCCTATTTAGCTACATACTATCTGAGATGTCCTGGATGGACACAAAATCCCAGAGAAGAGGGCAGTAGGGCCTGGGGACAAAATACTATTAGAAATAACTGCTGTTCACTAAAGACCTGAtaaatgccaggcactgtacaAGATACTTTACATACATTCCAGCAGTCTTAAAAGACAGGGCTCATCAAATGCATTTTATAGATTATGAATctgtgcttgctttggcagcacatatacagaTGATGAATCTAAGGTTCATAGCAACGGGTAATTTCCCCAAGATTATACTGCTAGTAAGTGATGGGGCTGGGACTAGACCGTGGTCTGAATTTATCTAGGGCCCATGTTGGTTCTACTCATAATCTGAGGCAGGTTTTCTGTCTCTTAGCTAATTCTCAGTACTCCATAATGTTTCTCAGGCAGCAAAAAGAAGGGCTATGTGACAAGGTACTAAAAGCTGGCCcctaaagaaggaagaagaaatgagaataaaacaTAATTTGGGAATTGACTACACTTTATTCATCTAGTGTCCTCCTGCTCTGAACCCAATGATAACTTAATAGCTGATTCTGCCCAGCTTCTGGAATTTGGGTCCAGTTCTTAAATTTGGGTCCAATTTCTTAAATTACAGCACCTTCCCCCTTATCTTCCCCAGTGTACCCTCCTGTCCAATTCTGGAACCTGGCCTACTGACCAGCTCTTCACTGTCTTCTCTGAAGGCTGTGCTTTGCTCCCAGTGGACAAGctatggaggccaagaaaaattaatgtcatcccacctcaggtttagccttagcataagtacagccatctcagacccctgtgcccaagggctgaactttcccctactttactttagttctaagaacccccaccctgctttagacCTCAAcgctgctttagtaacaggaatccccaccctgctttagtaaaaggaacccataaatacccctgccttaactaagctcggggtccaagtccctactccgctgtgtcgggtatacttggccccaagcttaagcttgttaaataaaccctcgtgtgattgcatcggtgttggctccttggtggtctctcagataCAAAAACTCAGGCATAACAAACTCAGAATCACTTGCCATCTCCCAACGAATATTCCTACTCCAGCAAAAGTCCCCTGCCTCTCCCAAATATCACTCTGTAGTCCTGATAACAACAGCCCCTTAAGCTTAAAAGTTTGATTTGGACAAGTGTTATTTAGATTGATCTGTATTAAGTTGAATGGTGACCCTTCAAAACATATGTCCAAGGCCTGATTTCCAGTATAGATTTCCTTCTCTATCTGAAAGTAGAGCATTCctatgaaaaatgctgtaaaCCTAAATTGCATAACAGGgagaagcaattaccattaatttataaggaaaatgtttttaGCATTCCCAGACACCAAAAATAACCTCTCtgaggcttttctgataccttaggacacatcttggtaacagatgtaaaaaataaatcaagataaagtaCAGATGGTCAAAGATAACTTCAAAGGTATGGcggcttgatgctgagatgccGAGTGTCGTTCTCAGGGGAAAGAGCTTGGTGGTGCCACCTTCTCTGCCTGGGGTGTGTGCTGCCTTTTTATAGGACTCACTGCAAAACAAATGCTGaactctctatttttatttttcacctttattttttaaaatcaaaaatcCTCTTGgaatttctttcagttagtgaaAACAGGTATCAACATAGATCTTTCATAAAAATGAAGTGGCATAATGTGAACTTTCTAAAAATGGGGCATacctgtatgtgtgtatgtggccTTATAAGAGAGTAgagtttttgaaaatgtaattacTTTAGGAATCTCGAGTTGTGATTATCTTGGatttagggtgggccctaaaaaCAATGAATggtataataagaaaaaagagaggagattttaaagacacagagacacagaaaaggGGATGTGAAGAATGGAatcagagattggagtgatgcacCTGAAAGAGAAGGAATGTTAAGGATTG
This region includes:
- the LOC131821470 gene encoding melanoma-associated antigen 10-like, whose amino-acid sequence is MPHSPKRLRLAFEPDFQTQIEIQGLKVADVLIAEDKEETSSVSSCSFNFSYPSTSSSPPSSPVIPLSPEKEEEEEPAATLSPPQSPQSSFCSFSASWNTSEEVSNSQEVEDTGSLETSTDNESLPRDPLDKGVADLVHFMILKYRLKEPITKAEMLKVVVEKYKEKFPVIFKKASKCLEVISGIDVKEVDPTTHSYVLVNSLDLTHDEMLSDNQSMPKNGLLIIILGVIFIEGNCAPEEDIWDFLNMIGIYAGREHFIYGEPRKLITTDWVQENYLEYRQVLNSHPPRYEFLWGPRAHAETSKMKVLEFLAKIKGTDPISFSCWYEEALRDEEGRAQARTESVDNTATTFIAQHWSAASSAPTEE